The Nitrospirota bacterium genome includes the window CGACCCCGACGGCGATGCCATCACCACCTACACGTGGACCACGCCGTTCGGAACTGTGAGTGGGCCGAGTCCGTTCCTTGATCTGGTGGGTCTCCCGTTGGGGACCTATGACGTTACGTTGACCGTGACCGATGCGCGCGGGGCGACTTCGGCTCCGGATCAAGTCACGGTGATTGTCCAAGACACCACGCCGCCCACGCTCAGCAACGTGTCGCCGAATCTGGTGGTGGAGGCGACCTCGGCGGCGGGGGCCGTGGTGACCTACTCGCTGCCCACGGCCACGGATGCCGTAGATCCCGCGCCGACAGTGTCCTGCATCCCTCCTTCGGGCAGCACCTTCCCCTTGGACGTCACGACCGTCACCTGTACGGCGACCGACTTCTCGATCAACGGAACTCAATCGTCCTTTACTGTGGCCGTGCAGGACACGACTCCGCCAGCGCTCACGTGTTCGAGTGATCTCGTGGCGGAGGCCACGTCGGCTTCAGGGGCGGTGGTCACATTCCCTCCATGTGCCGCCTCCGATACCGTCGACCCAGCCCCGGTAATCGGCTGCTCGCCGCCCTCGGGTAGTACATTCCCCCTGGGGACGACGACGGTGACCTGCACGGCCACCGACTTCTCTGGCAATAGCGGCCAAGCGTCCTTCTCGGTCACGGTGCAAGACACCACGCCGCCCACGATCACCGTCATCCAAAGTCCGCCGCCCAACGGCAATGGCTGGAACAACACCGATGTCACGATCACGTACACGGTGACCGATGCCTCGGTGACGGCCTGTGTCCCGCCCTCGCCGATCATCGTGACCGCCGAAGGCGCCGGCCAGGCCGTCACCATCACCTGCACCGATACGTCAAACAACCAAACGACCGTGAGCCACACGGTCAATATCGACAAGACGTTGCCCACCCTTACGTTCGGACCGGTCACGCCCGCGCCGAACGCGGCGGGATGGAATACCAGCGACGTGACCATTGCCTTTACTACGGCAGATACCTTGTCGGGGGTGGACCCCACCAGTCCGACGAGCCCCCTGCTGTTCACGACCGATGGCGCTGGGTTGACTCAGACCGTGACGGTCACGGACCGCGCCGGCAACGGTGCGACCTTTACCTCCCCGGTGGTGAACCGCGACACGCTTGCGCCGACCGGGTCGATCGCCATCAACGGCGGTGCGGCGTGGACCAACACCAGGAACGTCACCCTGACATTGACCTGCACCGATGCCACGAGCGGCTGCAGTCAGATGCAGTTCAGCAATAACAACGTCACGTTCTCGCCCCTTGAGCCGTTCGCCACCACCCGGGCGTGGCAACTGTCCCCAGGCGAGGGCCAAAAGACCGTGTACGTCCGATACACCGATGTCGCAGGTCAGCTCTCGCCGAGCCTCTCGGACACGATCATGCTGGACACCACCCCCCCGAGCCTTACCGGGATCTCAGATTCGCCGGACCCCTTCCGGCCCGGCAATGGCGAGACCACCACGATTCGATTCACGCTCTCGGACAACTTGTCGGGAACCTGCACGGTCGAAGTGAGCATCCGGAATTCGTCCAACGTGCCGGTGAACACCCTCACGACCACGGCCGCCTGTCCGTCCAGTGGTGCGGCGGGATCCATTGTGTGGGACGGCCGCGACAGTTCAGGAGCGTTAGTGCCCGCGGGGCGGTATTCCTACCGCGTCCAGGGGATCGATCAGGCGCAGAACCGCTCTGGCGCACGAGGCGGCGACGTGCGGGTCCGGTAGGCGGAATGAGTAATGCGATGTGCTCCTTTTCATCCAGGGACTCTTGACCCAACCGGGGAGGGCTGAAATGTCAGGAAAAAGATCTGGAATCGCAGCTACGATTCAAGGACTTTGCCGGATGACGAAGCTCTCCCGGCCGAAGACCTTTCTGCCCGACCAGGTGAAGAACAAGAAGGCTGGTGGCGCCATGCCAATATTTCGGTGGTTTGCTTTTGGGATCGGAGTCCTCCTTCCGTCATTAGTACTTTTCCACGGCGAATCCCGCGCCCAAGTCGTTGAAGATTGGGTCGCCCGCTACAACGGGCCGGCAAACGGCGAGGATTATGTGGCCCGGAAAATCGTGGTTGATTCGTTGGGCAACAGCTACGTCACGGGCACGAGTTGGAGTGGGACCACGAATCAAATTGCCACCATCAAGTATGGCCCATCTGGGACCCAACTCTGGGTCGCGACATACAGCGGGGTGGGCGGTGCGAATGCGGCCTCTCTCGCGGTCGATAGCTCAGGCAATGTCTTTGTGACCGGTACGAGCAACGGGGACTATGTCACGCTGATGTATGACACCAACGGAAACCTGCAGTGGGCCACAACCTATGACGGCGGGGGTGTGGACCAAGTGAGCACCGTGGTGCCGGACGGATTCGGGAATGTCATTGTCACGGGCACGAGTTCCAACGGGACGAACAACGACTATCTGACGGTCAAGTACGATTCATTCGGCAATCAGCAGTGGGCGGTGCCGTATGATGGTGGCGGTGAGGATCAGGTCGGCACGCTTTTCGGCCTTCCGTATGGGCTTGCCGTGGACGGTCTCGGCAACGTCGTAGTTCACGGGACCAGTTTCAATGGGATTGATGATGACTTTGTGACGGTCAAATATGACCCCTCCGGCAATCAATTGTGGGCCCGACCGTATCACGATGGTGGGACGGAGCAGGGCACGGCGGTCGCTGTCGATGCATTGGGAAACGTCTATGTGACGGGCGCGGGTACTGGCGGCGTGGGGAGCGAGGATTACGTGACGGTCAAGTACGACGCCAGTGGCACGCTGCAGTGGGCCAACCGGTATGACAACGGAAGCTGGGACTACGGCCTCAACGTGGTCGTCGACAACACGGGCAATGTCTATGCCCATGGGGTGAGCTCGACTGGAACGGGTGGAGACTACGCCACGGTGAAATACGATGCCTCCGGAGTTCAGCAATGGGTCGCTCGATACGACAACGGGTTCGACGACGGCTCGTCGGCGATCGCCCTTGATAGCCTCGGCAACGTGTATGTCTCGTGCTCGAGTAGCAACGGATTTGACTATGACTATGCCACGGTGAAGTTTGACGGCTCAGGCGTTCAGCAGTGGGTCATACGGTATGACACCGGGCTTGAGGATGACGGGGTGGCCGTCGCGCTCTTTGAGGATGGGTTCGGCAATGTCAGCGTGTTCGCCACCGGGAGCAGCTCCAACGGAGCGAACTACGACTATGCCACCGTCAAGTACAGTCAGACGTCATTGGGCGTGTCGTATACGACGTCGCAGTTAACCGATGATACAGACAATCAAACGAGTCCCCAGATCAACGCCCAGGGGAAGGTGGTGTGGGTGAACGGCGTGGGGGATGTGGTGCTCTATGACGCGGGCACGGCGACAATTCTCGGTGCGAGCGCGGGGTTGCCACCACAGCTCAACGCCCAGGGGAAGGTCGTGTGGGTCAACAGCGCGGGACAGATCGTGCTCTATGACGGAGGTGCGACAACTATCCTGTGGACAGGCGCCGGCATATATGAACCACCCCAGATCAACGCGATAGGCCAGGTAGTTTGGTCGGATTGGGACGGGACTTCTGACTATGAGATCTATTTCTACGACGGAACGGCGACAACCCAATTGACGAATAACGCGCTGGACGATCATGCGCCGAAACTGAACGCTTCCGGGCAGCTTGTTTGGGTGTCGTTTGATGGAACAGACGAGGAAATTATGTTGTTCAACGGCAGTGGCACAGTCCCACTGACGGACAACGCACTGAACGATTCGACGCCTGAAATTAATGACGCCGGTAAGGTCGTCTGGGTGCAGGATGACGGAGCTGGCGGGGAAATTCTCCTGTATGACGGAGCCGGGACGCTGCAACTGACGAACAATGATTTCCCGGATTTCTATCCTCAAATCAATGCAGCAGGACAGGTTGTGTGGATCGGATTAAATGCGACTGGCCGGACGCTCGTGTACCTGTATGATGGAAGCACGACAATACATCTGACCGGCCCTGGGGGGCTCGACTATGAGCCGAAGATCAATTCCTCTGGCCAGGTCGTCTGGTCTTCCCAGACGTTCAGCAATTTTCACGTCGTCGTCTACGATGGCAATACCACCATCCAGCTGACGGACAACGCACTGGCGGCGCTTGCCGGGAACCCTCAGGTGGCGATCAACGACGCCGGAACCGTAGTGTGGGCGGGATTCGCCGGCACCGACTCCGAGATCTTTATGGCCACGCCAACCGTGAGCGGCCCGGTTGGTCCAGGTGATCTTGATGCTAGTTTTGGGATAAGTGGAATTGTAACTACGGACTTCGGTGGGTCCGACCATGCCACAGAGGTGCTCCTGCAGCCTGACGGAAAGGTGGTGGCAGTAGGCCACATTACGGGATTTGACTTCGCTCTCGCCCGCTACAACCCAAAGGGCAGCTTAGATACGACCTTTGGCTCGGCGGGCAAGGCGGTATTGGGGAATGTATTTCAGGCGAGTGCCGCCGTACTGCAGACAGACGGTAAAATTGTGGCAGCAGGATGGGGCTCAGGTTCTATTGGTGGCGGCCCCGATCTTGCCCTAGTGCGCTTTAACTCGAACGGAAGCCTAGATACGACATTTGGCGTACAAGGCATAGTAGTAACAGACATTGGATCAACAGGCAGTACAGCTCGGGCTCTAGTGGTGCAACCGGATGGTAAGCTCGTAGTGGCTGGCGATGCCAACGGTAACGTTGCATTGGTGCGGTATAACCAAGATGGCAGCCTTGATACCACGTTTGGAGCCCAGGGCATAGTGATTGCTGACGCGGGTATAGCGTTCTCCATAGTCCTACAGCCAGACGCGAAGCTGGTCGTGGCTGGATATAGATATACAAGTCCACTTAGTGGATCCGACGTTCTGCTCATTCGATTCCAATCCGATGGTAGCCTTGATACCACCTTCGGGCTGCAAGGTATGGTGATTACTGATATTGGAGGCGTTCACAATATAGCCACTGCACTGGCGTTGCAGCCAGACGGAAGACTTGTAGCGGCTGGAGGAATCTGGAATCCATCTAGCGCAGAATATGGTGGGCTGCTACTGAGGTATAACCAGGATGGGAGCCAAGATGCTACATTCGGTTCAGGTGGTGTGGTAATAGCTGGCGGAGTTGTTGGGCTGGCTTACGCCGTAGTTGTGCAGCCGAACGGTAGAATTGTGGGTGCCGGAACTACGACTGGTGGCACCGGCGACTTTGCAATAGTCCGGTATGACCAGGATGGTAGCCTGGATTCCACTTTCGGCTCGCAAGGTAAAGTGATTACTGACATAGGAGGTTCAGGGGATGCAGCGCAAGCCTTAGTATTACAGCCAGACGGCAAGATAATCGCGGCAGGATCTGGTTTAGGTCCGAGTCCTGATTTTGCCTTGGCGCGCTATCTTGGCGACTCGGTGACAATCAACAGCCCGCCGGTGGCCAACCCGCAATCAGTCTCAACCCCGGAAGACACCGCGCTCGCGATCACGCTGACCGGCAGCGACCCCGACGGCGACCCCCTCACGTTTGCCGTCTCGGGCGGTCCCTTAAATGGAGTGCTCTCGGGTATCGCGCCGAACCTCACCTACACGCCGACCGCCAACTACAACGGCCCCGATAGCTTCATGTTCGAGGTGAACGACGGCACGCTCACTTCGGCCCCGGCCACAGTCTCGATCACTGTCACGCCCATGAACGATCCACCGGTTCTGGCGGCGATCGGGAACAGCAGTGTGAACGAGGGGCAGCTCGTGCAGTTCACTGTATCGGCCACCGATGTCGATGGTAATCCTCTGACCTTCACGGCCACGGGTCTGCCCCCAGGAGCGACGTTTAATCCAGCCACGCAAAGCTTCAGCTATACGCCGGGCTTTGGAGTGTCTACATCGACCGCCAACAGCTTCTTCGATGTGTTCTTTGAAGTGAGCGATGGACAAGGCGGCACGGCTAGTGAGACCGTCCGGATCACGGTCGTCGACGTTCCACAACTGGTCTCGATTGAGGTGACTCCGGCCAACTCCGTCATCAACGTAGGCCAGACCCAGCAGTTCACGGCGACGGGGACCTTTGACGATGGCTCCACGCGGGTGTTGACCTCCGGGGGGACGGCCGGAACGTGGCAGCCCACGGGGTCGATGGGGACGGTGCGAACTACTCACACAGCGACCCTCCTACCTAATGGGAAAGTTTTGATCGCCGGGGGAGCCGGCCCTCTGGCCTCAGCGGAGTTGTATGATCCGGCCACAGGGATCTTTACTCCCACGGGTTCGATGGGGACGGGGCGATATGCGCACAAGGCGACCCTGTTGCCTAACGGGAAGGTCTTGATCACGGGGGGGAGACTGGATAATTCCGCCGGGAGTGAGCTGGCCTCAGCGGAGTTGTATGATCCGGCCACGGGCCTGTTTACTGCCACGGGGTCCATGGGATCGATCCGATCTGATCACACAGCGACCCTTCTGCCCAATGGGAAGGTCTTAATTACGGGGGGATCGTATTACATCTATTTCCATGCCACGGCGGAGGTGTATGATCCGGCCACAGGGGTGTTTACCCCAACGGGGTCGATGGTGGCGACCCGAGCTCATCACACGGCAACCCTCTTGCCCAATGGGACGGTCTTGATCACGGGGTGTTGTGGCTCTGCCACGGCGGAGGTGTATGATCCGGCCACGGGTATCTTTACCGCCACGGGGTCGATGGTGGCGGCCAGAGCTTATTGGCACACGGCGACCCTTCTGCCAAACGGGAACGTCCTGGTTGCCGGGGGGATGTATCCGCAGGACGATGGTACTGCCACGGCAGAGGTGTATGATCAGGCCATGGGGGTCTTTACACTCACGGGATCCATGGGGACGGGGCGAATGTATCACACAGCGACCCTCCTGCCCGACGGGGAAGTCTTGATTGCCGGTGGTCATAATATCGCTGTCACTCATGGTACGGCGGAGCTCTATCATTCAGTCACGGGAAACTTTAGCGCCACAGGGTCGATGGGGACAGGGCGAACGGCTCATACAGCAACCCTCCTCCCCAACGGGAAAGTTTTGGTGACAGGAGGGGGCACTGCCACGGCGGAGCTCTATGAGCTGCCTGCCTCTTCGGTTGTCTGGAACAGCAGCAACACCACTGTAGCCACACTTGACGCAAATGGTCTGGCCACCGGCCTCACGCCTGGCACCACGACGATCACGGCCACCTCGGGCAGCATCAGCGGGAGCACGACCCTCCGTGTGAATGCCCCGCCAGTGGCGAACGCGGGGTCGGATCAGGTGGTCGAGGCGTCTTCGGCATCCGGAGCCTCGGTGAACCTGGATGGCTCAGCCTCCAGCGATCCCGATGGCGATGCCCTCACGTGTACGTGGGAGCTGGGCGGGGCCGGCCCTGCTGCTTTGGGTTGTCAGGTCACGGTGACGATCCCCTTGGATAGCTTCACCGTGACGCTGACCGTGACCGATGCTTTTGGCGCCACGGCCACCGACACCGCTCAGATCACGGTGCAAGACACCACGCCGCCTACGATCACGGTCACTCAGAACCCTCCGCCCAACGGCAACGGCTGGAACAACACCGATGTCACTGTGAGCTTCACGGCCGCTGACGCGGTATCAGCCGCCACGTGTACTCCGGCGTCCGTCGCACTCACCACCGAGGGGGCCGGTCAGACAGTGAGTACCACCTGCACCGATGCCGCTGGTAATAGCGCAACCGCGAACCACACTGTGAATATCGACAAGACTGTCCCCACCGTCGCGTTCAGCGCCCTGACCCCCGCGCCCAATGCCGCGGGATGGAACAGCACCGACGTGACGATCGCGTTCACGGCGTCTGACGGCCTCTCGGGCCTCGACACGGTCAATCCGACCAGTCCGCTGTCGTTCACCGTAGACGGCTCAGGCCTCACCCAGAACGTCACGGTGACCGACCGCGCCGGCAACATTGCGACGGTGACGTCACCAGTCGTGAATCGCGATACGCTGGAGCCCTCCGGCTCGATCGTCATCGAGGGCGATCAAGCGTGGGTAGGCCGGAGGAACGTCACGTTGACGTTGACCTGCACGGATGGTACGAGCGGCTGCAGCCAGATGCAGTTCAGCAACGACAACGTGACCTTCACGGCCCTGGAAGCGTTCGCCACGAGCAAGGCCTGGACCCTTACCTCAAGCAATGGGCTCAAGACCGTGTACGTCCGCTATACGGATACGGCCGGCAATGTGTCGCCTAGTCTGTCGGACACGATCATGGTGGACGGCACGAATCCGGTGCTGAGCGGGGTGGCGGATTCTCCGGATCCGTTCCGGCCTAGCAGGGGGGAGACCACGACCATCGAGTTTACGCTCTCGGACAACTTGTCGGAAACCTGTTCCATTGAAATGAGGATCTTTTCGTCCTCCAACGTGCTCGTCAGAATCCTCACCAGTCCGGCATCCTGTCCCGCGGGTGGGGCCGTGGGGTCCCTGGTGTGGGATGGGCGCAACGGTGGAGGGGTGATCGTGCCGGACGACACCTACACGTACCGGATGCGAGGGACCGACAATGCCCAAAACGGGTCGAGCCTGGTGAGCGGGACGGTGAAGGTCAGGTAGCTGAGGTGATCTTGAAAGCAGTGTCCCGGCCCGCCTCACTGAGGCGGGCCGGGACATGTGGTTTATTTATTGTCCTCATCGGTGTAACTTCCTTCGCTCCCCCCTGCACTTCGTAGTCAGCAGGTCGTCGGTTGCTGCCACACCTGGCCGGGGGGACGTTTTATATGGGAGAGCGTCTGATTAGGAGTTGGGTCTGAAACACAGAGCCGAGGGGCGTCCAACCGGACGCCCCTCGCGTTTTCTCATCGACTCGACGTACAATCCCGCCACGCCGCCTTTCCTGTTAGCGTGTGCCGATTCCTGTCTTGAGATCGAGGAACCCGATGGCGTTCGAGCTCTCGAGTCCCGTGATCGGGCCCAACGTACCGATCCCCAAGAAATACACGTGCGACGGGGCCGACCTGTCGATTCCGCTCGAGTGGCGGAACCCCCCAGAAGGCGCGCAGAGCTTTGCGCTGATCGCCGACGACCCGGATGCGCCGGGGCGCACGTGGGTGCACTGGGTGATCCACAACCTTCCTCCCGACGCGCGCAGGCTTCCGGAAGGCGTTCCGACCACGAAAATGCTGCCCGACGGGAGCAGCCAGGGGATGAACGATTTCGGACGACCGGGATACGGCGGACCGTGCCCGCCACCGGGCCGCCCGCACCGCTACGTCTTCACGCTCTACGCGTTGGACGCGATGCTTGCCGCGGACGCGGGGGCATCCAAGGCGTCTCTGCTCAAGGCGATGACGGGACACGTCTTGGGACAAGCTCAGTGGATCCGCCGGTACGGACGCTGACCCCGCCCACGCCCGGGCAGCCGCCTACTCCAGCTCCTTGAGCACTTCCTGCACGTCCGCGGGCACGAGTACGATCTCGATCCGTCGGTTTTCGGCCCGTCCTTCGGGCGTGTCGTTGCTCGCAATCGGTCGGTAAGGACCATAGCCCACGGCCGCCAACTGCGCGCCAGCGACGCCGGCTTCCTCCAGGAAGCGCAGCACGTTGGTTGCGCGCTGGGTGGAGAGCTCCCAGTTGGTGGGGAACCGCTCGCGCAACTTCTCCCCGATCGGGACGTTGTCGGTGGACCCCTCGATTCGAATCTGTTTGTCGGTGACGGTCTTGAGGATATCCCCGACCTTCTTGAGCACACCTTTCCCCGCGGGTTTGATTTCGGCCCGACCAGAGTCGAACAGGACTTTCTCGACCAGGTTGACCGAGAGTCGGTCCCGGATCTGCGTGACTTTGATCTCGCCTTTCTTGATCTCGCCTTCGAGGTCTTTTACGAGGCTGTCGTACGTGCCCTTGAGGCGCTTGATCTCCTCGTCTTTCTGGGCGCTCGTAATCTGGGCTTGTCGCTCCACTACGGCCAGCCGCTCATTGAGCGTCGCCAGCTCCTGCTCGACTCGTTGTTTCTCGGCCCGTTGCACGGCCAGTTCCTCTTCCAAGGTGCTCTTTTGGCTCTCGAGCTCTTTTCGTTGACCGTCGAGCGCGGCCACTTGTTGCTGCAACGTGGCCCGCTCCGCGGCTCCCTGGGATTCGAGCGCGCGATACCTCCCTTTGGAGACGCAGCCGGAAACCAGCACAGCGGTCAATACGAGAACCATCGGCGTGTGTTTGCAACGTGTGTTCATGGTTCCTCCTTGGGTTGAGCTGGGAGGGGACTCCGTGCTAAACGTGCCGGCGTGGACAGCTTTCTCGCGAATCCGATCTGGGTATAGGCCCACCGGTTGACCGGCCACCAGCGGCGCCACGCAATGTCCAAACGGTTCAGGGCCATCACGGCGCGCTCGGCCCGCCCGATGCGGTCCGAGAACTGAAGCCGTTCCGGCCGCGGGATCAAAAAGGAGAAGAAATCGAATCCGTACGTCCGCTCCAGCCTGAAACCGTGGCTCGCGAGCAGGTCGCGCATCTCCTGCCGGCCGAAGGTGTTGAACTCCAGTTGGCGGCCGCGGAATGACCAGGCGTGCGTGTGGCCTCGCTCGGGATCGACCCGCGCGCGACGGCGTTCCTCCGCGTCCCACAGCAGTCCGGGGTGGTACTTGTTGTCGTAGTCCAGCACCAGCAGCGCGCCGGGTCGGCACAGACGGGAGAGTTGCGCGAGCGCCGTGTCGTAGTCCGGGATGTGGCCGATCACGTCACCGTACGCGATCACGCAGTCGAACGAGGCGTCCGGCAACGGCGGCTTAGTGAGGTCCGAACACACGAACCGCACGTTGTGCACGCGTTCGCGCACGGCGCGCTGCTCGGCCAATGCCAGCGCGTCGGGAGACACGTCCAGACCCGTGACGTGTTTGGCGAAGCGGGCGGCGTAGAACGTGTGGTAGCCTTCGCCGCATCCCACATCCAACACCGACTCGTACGGCCCGCCGTGGCGTTGTTGCTCGAAAATTTCGCGTTGGCAGGTGTCGAAGAGTTGGTAGATCCGGATGAAGTACGGGAACTGCGCGAGGTCGAGGCCCGCGATGTTGGCGTAGAACGCCTTGACCTGTTGGACGTGCCGGGCGGGATCCGGCAGCTTGCGATGAGGCGTCAACATCCGCGCGGCATTATACGCAAGACCCGTGTCGAAGTCATTTCGCCAGCACTTTGGCCGTGGTCTTGAAGTGCACTTTGGCGAAGGTCGAGAGCGCCGCTTCCCCCTTGGCGCGCACCAGGCGTTTGGCGGCGGCGTCTACCAGGTCGGAGGCGCCTTTGGGCAGGACCAGGCCCGCTTCCTCGGAGAGCCGGTCGAGTCGCCGCACGAACTCCGCGCGCGCCACGACCGACGCCGCGGCCACTGCCACGTCTTCCTCGGCCCGCGGGCGTTGCTGGAGCTCGATGGCCCGGCCCTTGCGCATCAGCGCGTCTTGAATGAAGCGCTCGTCGCCGAATTGATCGCTGATGGCTCGCGTCGCCGGGCAGCCGGCCTCGAGGAGGTTCTCGATTGCGCGGGCGTGGCCCCAGCCGAGGAGTCGATTGAGGTTCTTCAGCTTGCCGTAGAGTTCGTTGTACTTGGCGGGTCCGATCGCGACCACGCTGGTACGGCAGAGCCCCGGAATGTCCCCGGCCAGGTCCGCGATCGTGCGGTCGGAGAGCCGCTTGCTGTCTCGCACGCCCGAGGCGCGCAACATGGCCGCCGTCTCTTCGTCCACGCAGACCGCGGCGATGACCAGGGGGCCGAAATAGTCGCCCTTGCCCGACTCGTCCACCCCGATCCAGGCGGAGGTCGAGTTCATGGGCATCCCGGGAAACGATGGCCGGCTGGGTGGGGCCGCATGCCGGGCGACTCTAGCAGAAGGGGTTCGGCCGATCAAGGCAAACCGCCTTGCTTTCTCGTCTGGCCCTGTGCTATAAACCGCAGTCCTTGCTCTCGCCACGGTGCGAGGGCTTTAGAGCCAAAAGGAATCCCATCGAAGGAGTTCCATCGCATGGCGGTCTACGAAACCATTTTTATCGTCAAGACCTCGGTCTCCGAGGAAGAGTTGGCGGCGCTCGTCGCCAAGGTTCGCGGGGTCATCGAAAAGCACGGCGGCGAGGTCCTTAAGGTCGAGAACTGGGGCAAAAAGAAGCTCGCGTACGAAGTCCGCAAGGAAAAGAAGGGCACCTACGTGTTCTATCGGTTTCGCGGGCCCGGCGCGGTGGTGTCGGAGTTGGAGCGGCAGTATCGCGTCGAAGACGCGATCATCAAGTTCATCACCGTGAAATGTGATCCCAAGTTGCTCGCGGAAGAGATGGCGCGCGAAAGCGCGGCGAGCCATGCCTCCCCGGGAGGGCACGGAGGCGGGGCGGCCGCGGCGGAGCCCATGACGCCCGCGTGAGCGGCCGCGGCCCGGGAGATCGGACATGGCGAGTTTCAACAAAGTGATCTTGATGGGGAACCTGACCAAGGACCCCGAGATCCGGTACACCCCGAGCGGTACGCCGGTGGCCACGTTCGGGCTCGCCGTGAATCGACGCTACAAACAGGGCGAGGAACTGAAAGACGAGGTGTGTTACATCGACATCGTGGTGTTCGGCAAACAAGCCGAGCACTGCGGACAATACTTGGGCAAGGGACACGGGGTGATCGTGGACGGCCGCCTGCAGCAGCGACGGTGGGAAACCGACGACGGGCAGAAGCGGAGCAAACACGAGGTCGTGGCCCAAACCATCAACTTCCTCCCCAAGCGCACGGATCAAGGCTCTGCGGGCGGTCCGACCGGTGCCGGGAAAACGGCTGCCGCGCCCGAGGCCCAACCGCAGGAGGAGTTCGTGGATCAGGACGTGCCGTTTTGAGCGAGTGTCGCCAACACATCCTTCACCGTTTGCCAGGAGTTGACTACCGATGAGATCCGCATCCCCCGCATCGTCAACCGCTTCCGCCGCGTCGGGCAAGGACTCGCGCGCCGGTGCCGCAGGCGCAGGCGCCGCGTCAGACCGAAAATTTTTCGGGCGGCGGAAGGCGTGCCGGTTCTGCACCGACAAGGTCGTGGGGATCAGTTACAAAGACGTGTCGATGCTCCGAAACTATCTGACCGAACGCGGCAAGATCATGCCGCGGCGCCTCTCCGGGACGTGCGCGCGCCATCAACGCGAATTGACGCTTGCGATCAAGCGCGCCCGCAATATCGCGCTGGTCGCGTTCACCGAAGAGCGCTAGGAGTCCGTCCATGAAAGGCCATCTGCTGCGTTGGCGCTGCGCTTCCGGTCCTCACGTACCTACTGCGTACGCTCCGGTGCGGTGCTCGCGGCGCCTTGCATCTGGCGCTTTCCTGAACGGACTCAAAGCGCCGATTGCTCGGGCAGGCTCCTAGCAAGTCCGCTGCTCGGTTGCGCCGAGCGGCTTCGTGTCAACAATCTCTATCTAAATGGTGTTCAGAAGCCAGATTTCCCGGCGTCCGTGACCGGACATGGCGCGTATCGACAAGAAGACGCTCTGGCTGGTCACCGCCGCCGCGGCGGCCCTCGTGCTCTTGC containing:
- a CDS encoding YbhB/YbcL family Raf kinase inhibitor-like protein encodes the protein MAFELSSPVIGPNVPIPKKYTCDGADLSIPLEWRNPPEGAQSFALIADDPDAPGRTWVHWVIHNLPPDARRLPEGVPTTKMLPDGSSQGMNDFGRPGYGGPCPPPGRPHRYVFTLYALDAMLAADAGASKASLLKAMTGHVLGQAQWIRRYGR
- a CDS encoding Ig-like domain-containing protein, whose amino-acid sequence is MTKLSRPKTFLPDQVKNKKAGGAMPIFRWFAFGIGVLLPSLVLFHGESRAQVVEDWVARYNGPANGEDYVARKIVVDSLGNSYVTGTSWSGTTNQIATIKYGPSGTQLWVATYSGVGGANAASLAVDSSGNVFVTGTSNGDYVTLMYDTNGNLQWATTYDGGGVDQVSTVVPDGFGNVIVTGTSSNGTNNDYLTVKYDSFGNQQWAVPYDGGGEDQVGTLFGLPYGLAVDGLGNVVVHGTSFNGIDDDFVTVKYDPSGNQLWARPYHDGGTEQGTAVAVDALGNVYVTGAGTGGVGSEDYVTVKYDASGTLQWANRYDNGSWDYGLNVVVDNTGNVYAHGVSSTGTGGDYATVKYDASGVQQWVARYDNGFDDGSSAIALDSLGNVYVSCSSSNGFDYDYATVKFDGSGVQQWVIRYDTGLEDDGVAVALFEDGFGNVSVFATGSSSNGANYDYATVKYSQTSLGVSYTTSQLTDDTDNQTSPQINAQGKVVWVNGVGDVVLYDAGTATILGASAGLPPQLNAQGKVVWVNSAGQIVLYDGGATTILWTGAGIYEPPQINAIGQVVWSDWDGTSDYEIYFYDGTATTQLTNNALDDHAPKLNASGQLVWVSFDGTDEEIMLFNGSGTVPLTDNALNDSTPEINDAGKVVWVQDDGAGGEILLYDGAGTLQLTNNDFPDFYPQINAAGQVVWIGLNATGRTLVYLYDGSTTIHLTGPGGLDYEPKINSSGQVVWSSQTFSNFHVVVYDGNTTIQLTDNALAALAGNPQVAINDAGTVVWAGFAGTDSEIFMATPTVSGPVGPGDLDASFGISGIVTTDFGGSDHATEVLLQPDGKVVAVGHITGFDFALARYNPKGSLDTTFGSAGKAVLGNVFQASAAVLQTDGKIVAAGWGSGSIGGGPDLALVRFNSNGSLDTTFGVQGIVVTDIGSTGSTARALVVQPDGKLVVAGDANGNVALVRYNQDGSLDTTFGAQGIVIADAGIAFSIVLQPDAKLVVAGYRYTSPLSGSDVLLIRFQSDGSLDTTFGLQGMVITDIGGVHNIATALALQPDGRLVAAGGIWNPSSAEYGGLLLRYNQDGSQDATFGSGGVVIAGGVVGLAYAVVVQPNGRIVGAGTTTGGTGDFAIVRYDQDGSLDSTFGSQGKVITDIGGSGDAAQALVLQPDGKIIAAGSGLGPSPDFALARYLGDSVTINSPPVANPQSVSTPEDTALAITLTGSDPDGDPLTFAVSGGPLNGVLSGIAPNLTYTPTANYNGPDSFMFEVNDGTLTSAPATVSITVTPMNDPPVLAAIGNSSVNEGQLVQFTVSATDVDGNPLTFTATGLPPGATFNPATQSFSYTPGFGVSTSTANSFFDVFFEVSDGQGGTASETVRITVVDVPQLVSIEVTPANSVINVGQTQQFTATGTFDDGSTRVLTSGGTAGTWQPTGSMGTVRTTHTATLLPNGKVLIAGGAGPLASAELYDPATGIFTPTGSMGTGRYAHKATLLPNGKVLITGGRLDNSAGSELASAELYDPATGLFTATGSMGSIRSDHTATLLPNGKVLITGGSYYIYFHATAEVYDPATGVFTPTGSMVATRAHHTATLLPNGTVLITGCCGSATAEVYDPATGIFTATGSMVAARAYWHTATLLPNGNVLVAGGMYPQDDGTATAEVYDQAMGVFTLTGSMGTGRMYHTATLLPDGEVLIAGGHNIAVTHGTAELYHSVTGNFSATGSMGTGRTAHTATLLPNGKVLVTGGGTATAELYELPASSVVWNSSNTTVATLDANGLATGLTPGTTTITATSGSISGSTTLRVNAPPVANAGSDQVVEASSASGASVNLDGSASSDPDGDALTCTWELGGAGPAALGCQVTVTIPLDSFTVTLTVTDAFGATATDTAQITVQDTTPPTITVTQNPPPNGNGWNNTDVTVSFTAADAVSAATCTPASVALTTEGAGQTVSTTCTDAAGNSATANHTVNIDKTVPTVAFSALTPAPNAAGWNSTDVTIAFTASDGLSGLDTVNPTSPLSFTVDGSGLTQNVTVTDRAGNIATVTSPVVNRDTLEPSGSIVIEGDQAWVGRRNVTLTLTCTDGTSGCSQMQFSNDNVTFTALEAFATSKAWTLTSSNGLKTVYVRYTDTAGNVSPSLSDTIMVDGTNPVLSGVADSPDPFRPSRGETTTIEFTLSDNLSETCSIEMRIFSSSNVLVRILTSPASCPAGGAVGSLVWDGRNGGGVIVPDDTYTYRMRGTDNAQNGSSLVSGTVKVR